One region of Glutamicibacter sp. B1 genomic DNA includes:
- a CDS encoding GNAT family N-acetyltransferase — protein MTLSRERLLGLYDQQLRTDAETPSALNVQRLGPLRLVTFANGRGFITFPHFTGQEPESLAQLAPEAIQYFAEQPEILQVEFKTRGHDHAPGLDEVLKDLGFSAEPSESIMIGAMESLISGRPVPEGVEVRQISSSSEIEEMCRMVDRAFDEPYDPGTTQALINRMARKDGMELWVATSHGQMVGAGRLEPVADSEFAGLWGGGVLEEYRGRGIYRALTEARARSALAGGYRYVHSDSTEYSRPILEARGLVKVSTTTPYLWQRSANS, from the coding sequence ATGACCCTTTCACGTGAACGCTTGCTGGGCCTCTACGATCAGCAGCTACGCACTGACGCCGAAACTCCCAGCGCCCTGAACGTGCAACGCCTTGGCCCGTTGCGCCTGGTGACATTCGCCAATGGCCGCGGATTTATCACCTTCCCGCACTTCACGGGGCAAGAACCAGAATCTTTGGCCCAGTTGGCACCCGAGGCGATTCAGTACTTTGCAGAGCAACCCGAGATCTTGCAGGTGGAGTTCAAAACGCGCGGGCACGACCATGCTCCGGGCCTGGATGAGGTACTGAAGGATCTGGGGTTCAGCGCCGAGCCCAGCGAGTCCATCATGATTGGCGCCATGGAATCACTGATCAGCGGGCGTCCGGTGCCCGAGGGCGTGGAAGTTCGGCAGATTAGTAGCTCCAGTGAGATCGAAGAGATGTGTCGCATGGTTGATCGGGCCTTTGATGAGCCCTACGACCCGGGGACCACGCAGGCGCTGATCAACCGCATGGCCAGAAAAGACGGCATGGAATTATGGGTGGCCACGAGCCACGGGCAAATGGTCGGGGCTGGACGGTTGGAGCCGGTGGCCGACAGTGAATTTGCCGGGCTCTGGGGTGGCGGGGTGCTGGAAGAATACCGGGGGCGCGGAATCTACCGTGCGCTCACCGAGGCGCGGGCACGCAGCGCGCTGGCCGGCGGCTACCGTTATGTCCACAGCGATTCCACCGAGTATTCGCGCCCGATCCTAGAGGCCCGGGGCCTGGTGAAAGTCTCGACCACCACGCCCTATCTTTGGCAGCGTTCGGCTAATTCCTAA
- a CDS encoding amino acid synthesis family protein, with amino-acid sequence MNYRKLVTIVEEIATEGGRPVDPVARVAIVAAVIENPWAGQGFVEDLNPGIDAVASDLGALLAPRVIEALGAPLEAYGKAAIVGLDGEIEHGSALIHTLKFGNHFRDAAKATTLLPAVEKRGPAGVQFDIPLKHFTDATIRSHHQSVEVKIADAPHAGEILIALAGATRGRPQERLAALSTEQ; translated from the coding sequence ATGAACTACCGCAAGCTAGTGACCATTGTCGAAGAGATCGCCACCGAAGGCGGACGTCCGGTAGACCCTGTAGCACGTGTAGCCATTGTCGCCGCCGTGATTGAGAATCCCTGGGCCGGCCAGGGTTTTGTTGAGGATCTGAACCCAGGAATCGATGCGGTCGCTTCGGATCTTGGTGCGTTGCTAGCCCCTCGGGTGATCGAAGCTTTGGGTGCCCCACTTGAGGCCTACGGCAAGGCGGCCATCGTCGGCCTGGATGGGGAGATCGAGCATGGATCGGCGTTGATCCATACCTTGAAGTTCGGTAATCACTTCCGCGACGCGGCTAAGGCCACGACCTTGTTGCCCGCCGTGGAAAAGCGTGGGCCGGCCGGGGTGCAGTTTGATATCCCGCTCAAGCATTTCACCGATGCCACGATCCGTTCGCATCACCAGAGCGTCGAGGTCAAGATCGCTGATGCCCCGCACGCCGGCGAAATCCTGATCGCGCTGGCCGGCGCCACCCGTGGTCGCCCGCAGGAACGTTTGGCCGCGCTGAGCACCGAGCAGTAA
- a CDS encoding amino acid synthesis family protein — MNAPLAQPPQLIDLSSRSTLDDYQDVAQAISLRKISCTVEEVPHHELGVITRAIATAVIPNPWLGTGTSQDLSERTEAIAPLLAKLLADRLLDALGGADKVEAFGKAALVGSDGELEHAGALIHTPFFGNLLREALDGSSIICFVDGRGVPGETLRVPMWHKSAAATRTHYQTLELFLSDAPHAGEIAVIAAASSGPRPHARIGDRTTDRTITSEILKGIQL, encoded by the coding sequence ATGAATGCTCCACTGGCCCAACCACCGCAGCTCATTGACTTGAGCAGCAGATCGACGCTTGATGACTACCAGGACGTGGCCCAAGCTATCAGTTTGCGCAAGATCTCGTGCACGGTCGAAGAAGTTCCGCACCACGAGCTAGGTGTCATCACCCGCGCGATTGCCACCGCAGTGATTCCCAATCCTTGGCTCGGCACCGGCACCTCGCAGGATCTGTCCGAACGGACCGAAGCGATCGCCCCCTTGCTCGCCAAGTTACTGGCAGATCGTCTGTTGGATGCCTTGGGTGGCGCAGACAAGGTAGAGGCTTTCGGCAAGGCCGCACTGGTGGGTAGCGACGGAGAACTGGAACATGCCGGAGCTTTGATCCACACGCCGTTCTTTGGCAACCTCTTGCGCGAAGCCCTCGATGGCAGCTCGATCATCTGCTTTGTCGACGGCCGCGGTGTTCCCGGTGAAACGCTGCGTGTGCCGATGTGGCACAAGAGTGCGGCGGCGACCCGCACCCATTACCAGACGCTCGAACTCTTCTTGTCCGATGCACCGCATGCCGGAGAAATTGCCGTCATTGCCGCGGCGTCGAGCGGACCCAGACCACATGCACGAATCGGCGATCGAACAACCGACCGCACCATCACTTCCGAAATATTGAAGGGAATCCAACTATGA
- a CDS encoding VOC family protein, protein MPVVRAERAEPCWVDLFTSDLDGAIEFYSRLFGWQMQGVAHSRPDHYQQAQLQGEPVCGLVANDAEGSAPDAWMTYLRVADIHSAMFATKLHGGQRYLKPVVMPGQGTMALIGDPAGAGVGLWQGFAPQDPEKSRGHGHRIWNELHTKHFEIVARFYREALGWELNPVADSAQFRYSTLGQGAQAAAGLYDVAGQDTAEGWRTYFAVNNTDESAALAQQLGGSIISEPHDSFFGRTAMLADPGGAEFAVIAPVRN, encoded by the coding sequence ATGCCGGTAGTCAGAGCCGAACGAGCCGAGCCTTGCTGGGTGGACTTGTTCACTAGCGATCTTGATGGTGCCATCGAGTTTTATTCCAGGCTTTTCGGATGGCAGATGCAGGGTGTTGCCCACAGTCGACCCGATCACTATCAGCAGGCGCAACTACAAGGGGAACCGGTCTGCGGTTTGGTGGCCAATGACGCTGAAGGCTCGGCGCCCGATGCGTGGATGACCTACCTGAGGGTGGCTGATATTCATTCGGCCATGTTCGCCACCAAACTTCACGGCGGCCAACGCTACCTGAAGCCCGTGGTGATGCCAGGACAGGGGACCATGGCGCTGATCGGCGATCCCGCCGGGGCAGGTGTGGGACTGTGGCAAGGATTTGCCCCGCAGGATCCAGAAAAGTCTCGCGGCCACGGACACCGCATCTGGAACGAATTACATACCAAGCACTTCGAGATCGTCGCGAGGTTCTACCGCGAAGCCTTGGGCTGGGAGCTAAACCCGGTCGCCGACTCGGCACAGTTCCGCTATTCCACGCTGGGGCAGGGGGCGCAGGCGGCCGCCGGGCTCTACGATGTTGCCGGCCAGGACACTGCCGAAGGCTGGCGCACCTACTTTGCGGTCAACAACACCGACGAGAGCGCCGCGCTGGCCCAACAACTGGGCGGCAGCATCATCAGCGAACCCCATGACTCCTTCTTTGGGCGCACCGCCATGCTCGCCGACCCCGGTGGCGCCGAATTTGCGGTGATCGCCCCGGTTAGGAATTAG
- a CDS encoding alpha/beta fold hydrolase: MTSTKQPPVLLLHGVGLDQSMWGPLREHLGRESVALDLPGHGARPPLRSAQSLASMAADVLERINTREPVHLVGFSLGALIAQYLARFAPERVLTLSAVNSVCQRTVEEAAAVEERLATAGTNFAQGVDRAIERWFPASASAVDPQLIEDTRQIMAGNDLESYLHAYAVFARGDREIAGELAAITQPTLAITGELDPGSTPEMSRRLAAAIPNSRLRIVPSARHMLPVENPLALATELNSFFSDNEGKHA, translated from the coding sequence ATGACAAGCACCAAGCAGCCACCGGTTCTGCTCCTGCATGGGGTCGGATTGGACCAGAGCATGTGGGGGCCACTGCGCGAGCACCTAGGACGTGAGTCAGTGGCCCTGGACCTGCCGGGGCACGGGGCACGCCCACCGCTACGCAGTGCACAGAGCCTTGCGAGTATGGCCGCCGATGTGCTCGAACGCATTAACACCCGTGAGCCGGTGCACCTGGTGGGATTTTCACTCGGAGCACTCATCGCCCAGTATCTGGCACGTTTCGCCCCCGAGCGGGTACTAACCTTGTCCGCGGTCAACTCGGTATGCCAGCGCACCGTCGAAGAAGCCGCTGCGGTAGAGGAACGCCTAGCCACTGCCGGCACGAATTTCGCACAGGGAGTGGACCGTGCCATCGAACGCTGGTTTCCGGCTTCGGCGAGCGCGGTGGACCCGCAACTGATCGAAGACACGCGCCAGATCATGGCGGGCAACGACCTGGAATCTTATTTGCACGCCTACGCGGTGTTCGCCCGCGGTGACCGTGAGATCGCCGGGGAACTGGCCGCGATCACCCAGCCAACACTGGCGATTACCGGCGAGCTGGATCCCGGATCGACGCCTGAAATGTCCCGCCGACTAGCCGCAGCCATCCCTAATTCGCGGCTGCGCATCGTCCCCAGCGCACGGCACATGCTTCCGGTCGAGAACCCCCTGGCCCTAGCCACGGAATTGAACAGTTTTTTCAGCGACAACGAAGGGAAACACGCATGA
- a CDS encoding long-chain-fatty-acid--CoA ligase, which yields MSTSNLTLSVAAILAEGATRHPELTAITMNGSSTSYRELWEQTKAYAGALQERGISEGDRVAVLIPNVTDFARVYYAILSLGATVVPIHALLKAREISYVLEDAEVKLLICAAPLLAEGAGGAKNSSVPLLTVMNPEAQADNRLEDLAASATPITTYLPRHPEDIATILYTSGTTGKPKGALGTHLALLEQTHTNLLSTMEIRRGDKLFGGLPLFHTFGQTCVLNTGLRAGAEVVLLPKFSAESALELVLEADIDVFFGVPTMYVALLEAGAQREGKPTKLRYAISGGASLPLSVLTAFEERFGSRIYEGYGLTETSPVACFNHVGREPRPGTVGTPVWGVEVEIADPAYPQEIRLLPRGELGELVVRGHNLFSGYLNREEATAEAVVDGWFRTGDLGTKDEEDYLRILDRTKDMILRNGYNVYPREIEEVLTSHPDVSNAAVYGVPDEKHGQEIVASVTLKAGSTLSVDELSDWAKEQMAAYKYPRHIQIVQEFPLGPSGKVLKRELVAQFDRE from the coding sequence ATGAGCACTTCCAATCTCACCCTTTCGGTCGCCGCCATCCTCGCCGAAGGTGCCACCCGCCACCCCGAGCTGACGGCCATCACCATGAACGGGTCCAGCACCAGCTACCGCGAGCTCTGGGAGCAGACCAAGGCCTACGCCGGAGCACTGCAAGAACGCGGCATCAGTGAGGGCGATCGAGTGGCGGTGCTGATCCCCAATGTCACCGACTTCGCCCGCGTGTACTACGCGATCCTGTCCCTGGGAGCCACCGTGGTACCGATCCACGCACTGCTCAAGGCCCGCGAAATTTCCTATGTGCTCGAAGATGCCGAGGTCAAACTCCTGATCTGCGCCGCCCCACTATTAGCCGAAGGGGCCGGTGGGGCCAAAAATTCTTCGGTGCCACTGCTCACCGTCATGAATCCCGAGGCACAGGCAGATAACCGTCTGGAGGATCTTGCGGCGAGCGCCACCCCGATCACCACCTACCTGCCACGGCATCCCGAAGATATTGCCACGATCCTGTACACCTCGGGCACCACCGGCAAACCCAAGGGAGCGCTGGGCACCCATTTGGCACTGCTCGAACAGACCCACACCAATTTGCTGAGCACCATGGAAATTCGCCGCGGTGACAAGCTCTTTGGTGGGCTGCCGCTGTTCCACACCTTTGGGCAGACCTGCGTCTTGAACACCGGGTTACGCGCGGGCGCGGAGGTTGTCTTGTTGCCTAAGTTCAGTGCCGAGTCGGCCCTGGAGCTGGTGCTGGAGGCAGATATTGACGTGTTCTTTGGGGTCCCGACCATGTATGTGGCGCTCTTGGAGGCCGGGGCGCAGCGCGAGGGCAAACCCACCAAGCTACGCTATGCCATCTCCGGCGGCGCCTCACTGCCCCTGTCGGTACTCACCGCCTTTGAAGAGCGTTTTGGATCGCGCATTTACGAGGGCTACGGACTGACCGAAACCTCCCCGGTGGCCTGCTTTAACCATGTGGGTCGTGAACCGCGCCCGGGCACCGTGGGCACCCCGGTATGGGGCGTAGAGGTAGAGATCGCCGATCCTGCCTACCCACAGGAGATTCGGTTGCTGCCCCGCGGGGAACTGGGCGAACTGGTGGTGCGCGGGCATAACCTGTTCTCCGGTTACCTCAATCGTGAAGAGGCTACGGCCGAGGCCGTGGTGGATGGCTGGTTCCGCACCGGCGACTTGGGTACCAAGGACGAGGAAGATTACCTGCGCATCCTGGACCGGACCAAGGACATGATCCTGCGCAATGGCTACAACGTGTACCCACGCGAGATCGAAGAAGTGCTCACCAGCCACCCGGACGTTTCCAATGCCGCGGTGTACGGGGTGCCCGATGAAAAGCATGGCCAGGAGATCGTCGCCTCGGTGACGCTCAAGGCCGGGTCAACGTTGAGCGTCGACGAACTCAGCGACTGGGCCAAGGAGCAAATGGCCGCCTATAAGTATCCGCGCCATATTCAGATCGTCCAAGAATTCCCACTGGGTCCTTCCGGTAAGGTGCTCAAGCGCGAACTGGTGGCACAGTTCGACCGCGAGTAG
- a CDS encoding LLM class flavin-dependent oxidoreductase: MRFSLFIHMERYDDTISHQEHFENLVELTQMAEAGGFSTVWIGEHHSMEYTVSPNPIPQLAYLAAKTSTIRLGAGTIIAPFWNPIRAAGELALLDIISNGRAELGVARGAYQYEFDRMTEGMKATDGGAAMQELIPAVKKLWEGDYAHDGDVWQFPTSTSVPKPQQQQIPVWVAARSPESHDYAVANGCHVMVTPLMKGDEEVDDLVQKYETAIAAHPEISQRPDIMVLRHTYVHSAEEPEAWRPAAESIQKFYRTFDAVFGNKVQPVNGFIEPSPEEKFAGREEFTPESLHQTAMIGTPEVVVDRLRHYEELGVSEYSFWSDNAMSHEEKKRSLKLFIDEVVPKFAQ; this comes from the coding sequence ATGCGCTTTTCATTGTTCATCCATATGGAACGCTACGACGACACCATCAGCCACCAAGAACACTTCGAAAATCTGGTTGAGCTGACCCAAATGGCCGAAGCTGGTGGCTTCTCCACGGTTTGGATCGGCGAACACCACTCCATGGAGTACACGGTCTCCCCAAACCCGATCCCCCAGCTGGCCTATCTCGCTGCCAAAACCTCCACCATTCGCTTGGGCGCAGGCACCATCATCGCCCCGTTCTGGAATCCCATTAGGGCAGCAGGCGAACTGGCATTGCTCGATATCATCAGCAACGGCCGCGCAGAATTGGGCGTGGCCCGCGGTGCCTATCAGTATGAATTCGATCGGATGACCGAAGGCATGAAAGCCACCGACGGCGGGGCGGCCATGCAGGAACTGATTCCCGCGGTGAAGAAGCTCTGGGAAGGTGACTACGCGCATGATGGCGACGTTTGGCAGTTCCCGACCTCCACGTCGGTGCCTAAGCCGCAACAGCAGCAGATTCCGGTGTGGGTCGCCGCCCGCAGCCCAGAATCGCACGATTATGCGGTAGCCAATGGTTGTCATGTCATGGTGACCCCATTGATGAAGGGCGACGAAGAAGTCGACGACTTGGTCCAAAAGTACGAGACCGCCATCGCAGCCCACCCTGAGATTTCGCAACGCCCCGACATCATGGTGCTGCGCCACACCTATGTGCACAGTGCTGAAGAGCCCGAGGCTTGGCGTCCAGCGGCCGAAAGCATCCAAAAGTTCTACCGCACCTTCGACGCGGTCTTTGGCAACAAGGTTCAGCCGGTGAACGGCTTTATCGAACCAAGCCCCGAAGAAAAGTTTGCCGGTCGTGAAGAATTCACCCCCGAATCCCTGCACCAAACGGCCATGATCGGCACCCCGGAGGTCGTGGTGGATCGCCTACGCCACTACGAAGAGCTCGGGGTCAGCGAATACAGCTTCTGGAGCGACAATGCGATGAGCCATGAAGAGAAGAAGCGCTCACTGAAGCTCTTCATTGATGAAGTGGTTCCAAAGTTCGCGCAGTAG
- a CDS encoding aldehyde dehydrogenase: MSERYMHFINGEHVAPSEDRFFTSTNPATLDELYEVARGNAEDVDRAVKAAHKAFTSDSWSALSATARGHLLRRLGDLIGENSEKLARYESLDNGKLLREMRGQLATLPEYLYYYAGLADKVQGSQIPSMNPAILNYTQREALGVVGAITPWNSPLTLTTSKIAPALAAGNTVVIKPSEYTSRTVLLLAELADQAGFPPGVINVVTGFGAEAGAALVSHPLLAKISFTGSTATGSKIAAEAASRFIGCTLELGGKSPNIVFDDANVSNAAMGVVAGIYAAAGQTCIAGSRVFAHKSVYDELLERVTERAKSIVIGDPLSDSTELGPLAFADQLEKVSSYVKIGADEGATVLAGGTCPAGLELPGYFFSPTVLTDVNNDMRVVREEIFGPVAAIMPFEHEDELLSMANDTEYGLAAGVWTQNLARAHRMARKLEAGTVWVNTYRAMSPMSPRQGFKSSGVGIEHGLESMNEYTRLKSVWINTDESPVADPFVMRS, encoded by the coding sequence ATGAGTGAGCGTTACATGCATTTCATCAATGGCGAGCACGTCGCTCCCAGCGAAGATCGTTTCTTCACCAGCACCAACCCGGCAACCCTCGACGAGCTCTACGAGGTCGCCCGCGGCAATGCCGAAGACGTGGACCGCGCCGTCAAAGCCGCCCACAAGGCCTTCACTTCCGACTCGTGGAGCGCACTGAGCGCCACCGCTCGCGGACACCTGCTGCGCCGGCTGGGCGATCTGATCGGCGAGAACTCCGAGAAGCTGGCCCGCTACGAGTCCTTGGACAATGGCAAGTTGCTACGTGAAATGCGTGGCCAGCTGGCGACCTTGCCCGAGTACCTCTACTACTATGCCGGGTTGGCCGACAAGGTGCAGGGCTCCCAGATTCCGAGCATGAACCCGGCGATCCTGAACTACACACAGCGCGAGGCGCTGGGTGTAGTCGGTGCGATTACTCCATGGAATTCGCCGCTGACCCTGACCACCTCGAAGATCGCCCCGGCGCTGGCCGCCGGCAATACCGTGGTGATCAAACCCAGCGAATACACCTCACGCACCGTGCTCTTACTCGCCGAGTTGGCCGACCAGGCGGGATTCCCACCGGGAGTGATCAATGTGGTCACCGGTTTCGGGGCCGAGGCCGGCGCCGCGTTGGTCTCGCATCCGCTGCTGGCCAAGATCTCCTTCACCGGTTCCACCGCTACCGGGTCGAAGATCGCTGCCGAGGCCGCCAGCCGATTCATCGGTTGCACCTTGGAGCTGGGTGGTAAAAGTCCGAACATCGTTTTTGACGATGCCAACGTGTCCAACGCAGCCATGGGTGTGGTGGCCGGAATCTACGCAGCGGCCGGGCAGACCTGTATCGCCGGCAGCCGCGTCTTTGCGCACAAGTCGGTGTACGACGAACTGCTGGAAAGAGTCACCGAACGCGCCAAGTCCATTGTTATTGGCGACCCACTCTCGGATTCCACCGAGCTGGGCCCGCTGGCCTTCGCCGACCAGCTGGAGAAGGTGTCCTCCTATGTGAAGATCGGCGCGGATGAAGGCGCCACGGTGCTTGCCGGTGGCACCTGTCCTGCGGGCTTGGAACTGCCCGGGTATTTCTTCTCCCCCACGGTCTTGACCGACGTGAACAATGACATGCGTGTGGTGCGTGAGGAAATCTTCGGCCCGGTCGCAGCGATCATGCCTTTCGAGCACGAAGACGAACTGCTATCCATGGCCAATGACACCGAGTACGGACTGGCTGCCGGGGTGTGGACGCAGAACCTGGCCCGCGCCCATCGCATGGCTCGCAAATTGGAAGCCGGCACCGTGTGGGTCAACACCTACCGCGCCATGTCGCCGATGTCCCCACGTCAGGGCTTCAAGTCCTCGGGCGTTGGCATCGAACATGGGCTGGAATCCATGAATGAATACACCCGGCTCAAGAGCGTCTGGATCAATACCGATGAATCCCCGGTGGCCGATCCCTTCGTGATGCGTAGCTAG
- a CDS encoding enoyl-CoA hydratase/isomerase family protein, whose protein sequence is MTHEARVVVSIEQSTATVLLDNPGQYNALTKDMCLQLLGAFASLAADPTVATIVVRGANCSFCSGIAIDQMDRVLFDRDDRGELINHFDLVDRSIQNCGKTTIAVVEGNCFGGGWQLAAACEMQLASDQVRLAITPAKIGLVFPRPGIERLVRTVGEDRAKYLLYSGARLSAEDIKNWGLFTLVVPHTELEARLGQLLSQLQANSAYSIDRTREAIALAVNAEPSDDWWDSAWEENAQNEDLAEGREAFLQHRAPDFPSKK, encoded by the coding sequence ATGACTCATGAAGCTAGGGTAGTGGTGAGCATTGAGCAATCCACGGCCACGGTGCTACTGGATAACCCCGGGCAGTACAACGCACTGACCAAAGATATGTGCCTGCAACTGCTCGGCGCCTTCGCCTCCCTGGCCGCCGATCCCACGGTAGCCACCATTGTGGTGCGCGGGGCAAATTGTAGTTTCTGCTCCGGCATTGCCATCGACCAGATGGACCGGGTGCTCTTTGACCGGGACGATCGAGGGGAACTGATCAACCACTTTGACCTGGTCGATCGCAGCATTCAAAACTGTGGCAAAACCACGATCGCCGTGGTGGAGGGCAATTGTTTCGGGGGAGGCTGGCAGCTGGCCGCCGCCTGCGAAATGCAGTTGGCCAGCGATCAGGTGCGTTTGGCGATCACCCCAGCGAAAATCGGGCTGGTCTTTCCGCGCCCAGGCATCGAGCGTCTGGTGCGCACCGTGGGGGAAGACCGCGCGAAGTACCTGCTGTATTCTGGCGCCAGGCTTTCGGCCGAAGATATCAAGAATTGGGGTCTATTCACCCTGGTGGTCCCGCACACCGAACTAGAAGCGCGCCTGGGTCAATTGCTGAGTCAGCTGCAGGCGAATTCCGCGTATTCGATCGATCGTACCCGTGAAGCGATCGCACTGGCCGTTAACGCTGAGCCCAGTGATGACTGGTGGGACTCAGCCTGGGAAGAGAACGCGCAGAATGAGGACCTGGCCGAGGGGCGCGAAGCCTTTCTGCAGCACCGCGCCCCAGACTTTCCTAGTAAAAAATAG
- a CDS encoding GntR family transcriptional regulator, producing MQESSPVGSKTTSAPETPLLARLRQMIVTGVVQPGDLLAETALAQDFEVSRTPIREALKQLEREGLVEVRARVGTFVRKPTQREIHEMFSLKEAFEGLAAGLLARRGAVPELEQLKENVARSHQAVERGDAELYSQLVHEFHSTLVAGADSRKLSEHYDLLMNQLAYHRIVSQTLSLPGRLQNSQDEHQAIIDAISSKDPLTAELVMRRHVNASSQSAALAALKEDEEHPG from the coding sequence ATGCAAGAGAGTTCACCTGTGGGATCAAAAACCACCAGCGCCCCAGAAACGCCACTGCTGGCCCGACTGCGCCAAATGATCGTCACCGGGGTTGTTCAGCCTGGCGACTTATTGGCTGAGACGGCCCTGGCCCAAGACTTTGAGGTCAGTCGCACCCCCATCCGAGAAGCGTTAAAACAACTGGAGCGCGAAGGGTTGGTCGAAGTACGTGCCAGGGTCGGCACCTTCGTCAGGAAACCTACCCAGCGCGAAATTCACGAGATGTTCTCGCTGAAAGAAGCCTTCGAAGGATTGGCCGCAGGCCTGTTGGCCAGGCGGGGCGCGGTACCCGAGCTAGAACAGCTCAAAGAAAATGTTGCCCGCAGCCACCAGGCGGTTGAACGCGGCGATGCCGAGCTCTATTCACAATTGGTGCACGAGTTTCACAGCACCCTGGTCGCCGGGGCAGACAGCAGAAAACTGTCCGAACACTACGACCTGTTGATGAACCAGCTGGCCTACCATCGCATCGTTTCGCAGACCCTGAGTCTGCCCGGGCGCTTGCAGAACTCTCAAGACGAGCACCAGGCAATTATCGACGCCATCAGTTCTAAGGATCCGTTGACCGCGGAGCTGGTGATGCGCAGACACGTGAATGCTTCAAGCCAATCGGCGGCCCTGGCCGCGCTCAAAGAAGACGAAGAACACCCGGGATAG
- a CDS encoding tautomerase family protein, with translation MPLIDVSIAKGRSPQQLRALISALHQAAEDTVDAAPENITVIVREIEHEHWSRTNQTIAERNNTQATA, from the coding sequence ATGCCATTGATCGACGTTTCTATCGCTAAGGGTCGCAGCCCGCAACAATTGCGTGCCCTGATCTCTGCCCTGCATCAAGCCGCCGAAGACACGGTTGATGCGGCACCGGAGAACATCACCGTGATCGTGCGCGAAATCGAACATGAGCACTGGTCCAGGACCAACCAAACCATCGCCGAACGTAATAACACCCAGGCCACTGCCTGA